Proteins from a genomic interval of Danio rerio strain Tuebingen ecotype United States chromosome 4, GRCz12tu, whole genome shotgun sequence:
- the LOC137488698 gene encoding uncharacterized protein → MAFIKEESEDVKIEEAITVKQEDPQEQTDLIEENEGSKEEEHHVKIEEKTHLQTDGVLKRRDKNRFTCTQCGKSFATKSKLKIHIIIHTGEKPFTCTQCGKSFNQSSHLSYHMMIHTGKKPFTCTQCGKSFNQSSHLNLHMMIHTGEKPFTCIPCGKSFNCSSHLNQHMMIHTGKKPFTCTQCAKSFKQSSHLNQHMRIHTGEKPYVCTQCGKSFNCLTNLNHHMMIHTGKKPFKCTQCGKSFSQSSYLNLHMRIHTAEKPYACTQCGKSFYCSSHLNNHMRIHTGEKPFTCTQCGESFSKSSSLNKHIEGTHGHIAVVNTS, encoded by the coding sequence acctaattgaagagaatgaggggagtaaagaggaggaacatcatgtcaaaattgaggaaaaaactcatttacagactgatggtgttttaaaaaggagagacaagaatcgtttcacctgcactcagtgtggaaagagtttcgcaaccaaaagcaaacttaagattcacataataatccacactggagagaaaccattcacatgcactcagtgtgggaagagtttcaaccaatcatctcaCCTTAGttatcacatgatgatccacactggaaagaaaccattcacatgcactcagtgtgggaagagtttcaaccaatcatcacaccttaatttacacatgatgatccacactggagagaaaccattcacatgcattccttgtgggaaaagttttaactgctcatcacaccttaatcaacacatgatgatccacactggaaagaaaccattcacatgcactcagtgtgcgaAGAGTTTCAAACAATcgtcacaccttaatcaacacatgaggatccacactggagaaaaaccatacgtatgcactcagtgtgggaagagttttaactgcttaacaaaccttaatcaccacatgatgatccacactggaaagaaaccattcaaatgcactcagtgtgggaagagtttcagccaatcatcataccttaatctacacatgaggatccacactgcaGAGAAACCAtacgcatgcactcagtgtgggaagagtttttactgctcatcacaccttaataaccacatgaggatccacactggagagaaaccatttacatgcactcagtgtggggagagtttcagcaaatcatcatcccttaataaacacattgaAGGAACTCATGGGCATATTGCAGTGGTCAACACGAGTTGA